Proteins from a genomic interval of Harpia harpyja isolate bHarHar1 chromosome 9, bHarHar1 primary haplotype, whole genome shotgun sequence:
- the HSPB8 gene encoding heat shock protein beta-8 has protein sequence MADSQMPFSCHYPGRRSVRDPFREPGLTSRLLDDDFGMSPFPGDLTADWPDWARPRLTTTWPGPLRAGMARASTMAPGYGSRFGGYPESRSPVPFPREPWKVCVNVHSFKPEELTVKTKDGYVEVSGKHEEQQVEGGIVSKNFTKKIQLPYEVDPITVFASLSPEGLLIIEAPQIPPYQQYSEGGCSSEIPVESQEATCA, from the exons ATGGCCGACAGCCAGATGCCCTTCTCCTGCCATTACCCCGGCAGGCGCAGCGTCCGCGACCCTTTCCGAGAGCCCGGCTTGACCTCGCGCCTGCTGGACGATGATTTCGGCATGTCGCCCTTCCCCGGGGACCTGACGGCGGACTGGCCCGACTGGGCTCGGCCCCGGCTTACCACTACCTGGCCGGGTCCCCTGCGTGCCGGCATGGCCCGAGCCTCCACCATGGCCCCCGGTTACGGTTCCCGCTTCGGGGGGTACCCCGAGAGCCGCAGCCCCGTGCCTTTTCCCCGCGAGCCCTGGAAGGTGTGCGTCAACGTGCACAGCTTCAAACCCGAGGAGCTGACGGTCAAAACCAAGGATGGCTACGTTGAGGTGTCAG GCAAACACGAGGAGCAGCAGGTGGAAGGAGGGATCGTCTCCAAGAACTTCACCAAGAAAATCCA GCTGCCCTACGAGGTGGACCCCATCACGGTCTTCGCCTCTTTGTCGCCGGAGGGGCTGCTGATCATCGAGGCACCCCAGATCCCTCCCTACCAGCAGTACAGCGAGGGCGGCTGCAGCAGCGAGATCCCCGTCGAGAGCCAGGAGGCCACCTGCGCCTGA